The following coding sequences lie in one Variovorax terrae genomic window:
- a CDS encoding hydroxymethylglutaryl-CoA lyase has translation MTASSPATVVREVGLRDGLQSIARVLPTAQKIEWITRAHAAGQREIEVGSFVPARLLPQLADTAELLAHAKTLPGLRASVLVPNLKGAERALEGGADLMVVPLSASHAHSLANLRKTPDEVVAEVARIRAARDAAGRKTLIEGGVGTAFGCTIQGEVAESEVLRLMQALLDAGADHVSLADTVGYADPAGVSRLFEKARHLVGERLWCGHFHDTRGLGLANVFAAWQSGVTRFDACLAGIGGCPHAPGASGNVATEDLVFMLHSMGLPTGQDIEALLALRRDVARWLAGETLHGTLWQAGLPKTFRAAAAAAA, from the coding sequence GTGACTGCATCCTCCCCCGCCACCGTGGTCCGCGAAGTCGGCCTGCGCGACGGCCTGCAAAGCATTGCGCGCGTGCTGCCCACGGCGCAGAAGATCGAGTGGATCACGCGCGCCCATGCGGCCGGCCAGCGCGAGATCGAGGTCGGCTCCTTCGTGCCGGCGCGGCTGCTGCCGCAGCTTGCCGACACCGCCGAGCTGCTGGCCCATGCCAAGACCCTGCCCGGCCTGCGCGCCTCGGTGCTGGTGCCCAACCTCAAGGGCGCCGAGCGCGCCCTCGAGGGCGGGGCCGACCTGATGGTGGTGCCGCTGTCGGCCAGCCACGCGCACAGCCTGGCCAACCTGCGCAAGACGCCTGACGAGGTGGTGGCCGAGGTGGCGCGCATCCGCGCCGCGCGCGATGCCGCGGGCCGCAAAACCCTGATCGAGGGCGGCGTGGGCACGGCTTTCGGCTGCACCATCCAGGGCGAAGTGGCCGAGAGCGAGGTGCTGCGCCTGATGCAGGCCCTGCTGGACGCCGGCGCCGACCATGTGAGCCTGGCCGACACCGTGGGCTATGCCGATCCCGCCGGGGTGAGCCGCCTGTTCGAGAAGGCGCGCCACCTGGTGGGCGAGCGCCTGTGGTGCGGCCATTTCCACGACACGCGCGGCCTGGGCCTTGCCAACGTGTTCGCGGCCTGGCAGAGCGGCGTGACGCGCTTCGACGCCTGCCTGGCCGGCATCGGCGGCTGCCCGCACGCACCCGGCGCCAGCGGCAACGTGGCCACCGAGGACCTGGTGTTCATGCTGCACAGCATGGGCCTGCCGACCGGCCAGGACATCGAGGCGCTGCTCGCGCTGCGCCGCGACGTGGCCCGCTGGCTCGCGGGCGAAACCCTGCACGGCACGCTGTGGCAGGCCGGCCTGCCCAAGACCTTCCGCGCGGCCGCTGCCGCCGCGGCCTGA